A stretch of Megalobrama amblycephala isolate DHTTF-2021 unplaced genomic scaffold, ASM1881202v1 scaffold555, whole genome shotgun sequence DNA encodes these proteins:
- the LOC125262025 gene encoding protein inturned-like isoform X4, whose amino-acid sequence MASRHFKEGNETDFESDLRENKEAEGGSETDSDASSYSYSDSDYSDDLEPEWLDDVQKNGELFYLELSEGEEEALLAQVSANHSAATNHVRFSEKEAEIITDNGKKQAASSNKSKAKLKKFTKILRRKRRPSQRKAPDGKDGGSSQRPTSILKNQAGQRPGVVVQQQRLKDVCVYLNPKRLGSTSPPSPDRGGLLEALLGVVHRPGGNAGKRGEKLIIHGLVPHSPASKCAEILIGDALVAVDDVEVTSENIERVLSCIPGPTQVRLTLETVCPVGSSPDSRPKPPPPVSQLVRLLWGEDTVELQMSIAHVPHIVMYLSLKLDSESQQEELSVLQTTGHSAAVKTATTTSEC is encoded by the exons ATGGCTTCTAGACATTTTAAAGAGGGGAATGAGACGGATTTTGAGTCCGACTTGCGTGAAAATAAGGAGGCTGAAGGAGGGAGCGAAACTGATTCCGATGCATCAAGTTACAGTTACTCAGACTCAGATTACTCAGA TGACCTGGAGCCTGAATGGCTGGATGATGTCCAGAAGAACGGTGAACTCTTCTACCTGGAGCTGAGTGAGGGAGAGGAAGAAGCTCTGCTGGCCCAAGTATCTGCCAATCACTCCGCTGCCACCAATCACGTCCGTTTCAGTGAAAAGGAGGcagaaattatcacagacaatggTAAAAAGCAAGCTGCCTCCAGCAATAAATCTAAAGCAAAACTCAAGAAGTTCACCAAGATCCTGAGACGAAAGCGGCGGCCATCACAAAGAAAAGCCCCAGATGGAAAAGATGGAGGATCTTCTCAGCGTCCCACCTCCATCCTGAAGAATCAAGCGGGTCAGCGGCCTGGAGTCGTGGTCCAGCAGCAGCGTCTGAAGGACGTGTGCGTGTATCTGAACCCCAAGCGGCTCGGCAGCACCTCACCTCCATCTCCTGACAGAGGCGGCCTGTTGGAGGCCTTGCTGGGTGTCGTGCACCGGCCAGGAGGAAATGCAGGGAAAAGAGGGGAAAAACTCATCATCCATGGTCTGGTCCCACACAGTCCTGCAAGCAAGTGTGCAGAGATTCTTATTG GTGACGCCCTGGTTGCTGTGGACGATGTGGAAGTCACCTCAGAAAACATTGAGAGAGTTTTGTCCTGTATACCGGGCCCCACACAG GTGAGGTTAACTCTGGAGACTGTCTGTCCCGTTGGGAGCAGCCCGGACTCGAGGCCGAAACCGCCTCCTCCGGTCAGTCAGCTGGTCCGACTGCTGTGGGGGGAGGATACAGTCGAGCTCCAGATGTCTATCGCACACGTACCACACATTGTGATGTACCTCTCACTCAAACTGGACTCTGAGTCGCAGCAGGAGGAG CTCTCGGTGCTCCAAACCACAGgccacagtgctgctgtaaagACAGCAACGACCACCTCTGAATGCTGA
- the LOC125262025 gene encoding protein inturned-like isoform X2 — MASRHFKEGNETDFESDLRENKEAEGGSETDSDASSYSYSDSDYSDDLEPEWLDDVQKNGELFYLELSEGEEEALLAQVSANHSAATNHVRFSEKEAEIITDNGKKQAASSNKSKAKLKKFTKILRRKRRPSQRKAPDGKDGGSSQRPTSILKNQAGQRPGVVVQQQRLKDVCVYLNPKRLGSTSPPSPDRGGLLEALLGVVHRPGGNAGKRGEKLIIHGLVPHSPASKCAEILIGDALVAVDDVEVTSENIERVLSCIPGPTQVRLTLETVCPVGSSPDSRPKPPPPVSQLVRLLWGEDTVELQMSIAHVPHIVMYLSLKLDSESQQEEEILYRYPVSEASAQLKAVRGIFLTLCDMLENVTGGQIVSSSLWLKQQLVHVGYWKEGSNLLVIAVPASR; from the exons ATGGCTTCTAGACATTTTAAAGAGGGGAATGAGACGGATTTTGAGTCCGACTTGCGTGAAAATAAGGAGGCTGAAGGAGGGAGCGAAACTGATTCCGATGCATCAAGTTACAGTTACTCAGACTCAGATTACTCAGA TGACCTGGAGCCTGAATGGCTGGATGATGTCCAGAAGAACGGTGAACTCTTCTACCTGGAGCTGAGTGAGGGAGAGGAAGAAGCTCTGCTGGCCCAAGTATCTGCCAATCACTCCGCTGCCACCAATCACGTCCGTTTCAGTGAAAAGGAGGcagaaattatcacagacaatggTAAAAAGCAAGCTGCCTCCAGCAATAAATCTAAAGCAAAACTCAAGAAGTTCACCAAGATCCTGAGACGAAAGCGGCGGCCATCACAAAGAAAAGCCCCAGATGGAAAAGATGGAGGATCTTCTCAGCGTCCCACCTCCATCCTGAAGAATCAAGCGGGTCAGCGGCCTGGAGTCGTGGTCCAGCAGCAGCGTCTGAAGGACGTGTGCGTGTATCTGAACCCCAAGCGGCTCGGCAGCACCTCACCTCCATCTCCTGACAGAGGCGGCCTGTTGGAGGCCTTGCTGGGTGTCGTGCACCGGCCAGGAGGAAATGCAGGGAAAAGAGGGGAAAAACTCATCATCCATGGTCTGGTCCCACACAGTCCTGCAAGCAAGTGTGCAGAGATTCTTATTG GTGACGCCCTGGTTGCTGTGGACGATGTGGAAGTCACCTCAGAAAACATTGAGAGAGTTTTGTCCTGTATACCGGGCCCCACACAG GTGAGGTTAACTCTGGAGACTGTCTGTCCCGTTGGGAGCAGCCCGGACTCGAGGCCGAAACCGCCTCCTCCGGTCAGTCAGCTGGTCCGACTGCTGTGGGGGGAGGATACAGTCGAGCTCCAGATGTCTATCGCACACGTACCACACATTGTGATGTACCTCTCACTCAAACTGGACTCTGAGTCGCAGCAGGAGGAG GAGATTTTGTACCGGTATCCGGTGTCTGAGGCTTCAGCCCAGCTGAAGGCGGTAAGAGGGATTTTCCTGACACTCTGTGACATGCTGGAGAACGTCACAGGTGGACAGATAGTCAG TTCCTCTCTGTGGCTCAAGCAGCAGTTGGTTCATGTGGGCTACTGGAAGGAAGGATCAAATCTTCTGGTCATCGCTGTACCTGCCAGCAGGTAA
- the LOC125262025 gene encoding protein inturned-like isoform X3, whose protein sequence is MFNTCSDGRSFQPFSTNLEDFDSIRSVLLYSDLEPEWLDDVQKNGELFYLELSEGEEEALLAQVSANHSAATNHVRFSEKEAEIITDNGKKQAASSNKSKAKLKKFTKILRRKRRPSQRKAPDGKDGGSSQRPTSILKNQAGQRPGVVVQQQRLKDVCVYLNPKRLGSTSPPSPDRGGLLEALLGVVHRPGGNAGKRGEKLIIHGLVPHSPASKCAEILIGDALVAVDDVEVTSENIERVLSCIPGPTQVRLTLETVCPVGSSPDSRPKPPPPVSQLVRLLWGEDTVELQMSIAHVPHIVMYLSLKLDSESQQEEQEILYRYPVSEASAQLKAVRGIFLTLCDMLENVTGGQIVSSSLWLKQQLVHVGYWKEGSNLLVIAVPASR, encoded by the exons atgtttaatactTGCTCGGATGGGAGATCTTTTCAGCCTTTCTCTACAAACTTGGAGGATTTTGATTCTATACGGAGTGTGCTTCTTTACAG TGACCTGGAGCCTGAATGGCTGGATGATGTCCAGAAGAACGGTGAACTCTTCTACCTGGAGCTGAGTGAGGGAGAGGAAGAAGCTCTGCTGGCCCAAGTATCTGCCAATCACTCCGCTGCCACCAATCACGTCCGTTTCAGTGAAAAGGAGGcagaaattatcacagacaatggTAAAAAGCAAGCTGCCTCCAGCAATAAATCTAAAGCAAAACTCAAGAAGTTCACCAAGATCCTGAGACGAAAGCGGCGGCCATCACAAAGAAAAGCCCCAGATGGAAAAGATGGAGGATCTTCTCAGCGTCCCACCTCCATCCTGAAGAATCAAGCGGGTCAGCGGCCTGGAGTCGTGGTCCAGCAGCAGCGTCTGAAGGACGTGTGCGTGTATCTGAACCCCAAGCGGCTCGGCAGCACCTCACCTCCATCTCCTGACAGAGGCGGCCTGTTGGAGGCCTTGCTGGGTGTCGTGCACCGGCCAGGAGGAAATGCAGGGAAAAGAGGGGAAAAACTCATCATCCATGGTCTGGTCCCACACAGTCCTGCAAGCAAGTGTGCAGAGATTCTTATTG GTGACGCCCTGGTTGCTGTGGACGATGTGGAAGTCACCTCAGAAAACATTGAGAGAGTTTTGTCCTGTATACCGGGCCCCACACAG GTGAGGTTAACTCTGGAGACTGTCTGTCCCGTTGGGAGCAGCCCGGACTCGAGGCCGAAACCGCCTCCTCCGGTCAGTCAGCTGGTCCGACTGCTGTGGGGGGAGGATACAGTCGAGCTCCAGATGTCTATCGCACACGTACCACACATTGTGATGTACCTCTCACTCAAACTGGACTCTGAGTCGCAGCAGGAGGAG CAGGAGATTTTGTACCGGTATCCGGTGTCTGAGGCTTCAGCCCAGCTGAAGGCGGTAAGAGGGATTTTCCTGACACTCTGTGACATGCTGGAGAACGTCACAGGTGGACAGATAGTCAG TTCCTCTCTGTGGCTCAAGCAGCAGTTGGTTCATGTGGGCTACTGGAAGGAAGGATCAAATCTTCTGGTCATCGCTGTACCTGCCAGCAGGTAA
- the LOC125262025 gene encoding protein inturned-like isoform X1, whose protein sequence is MASRHFKEGNETDFESDLRENKEAEGGSETDSDASSYSYSDSDYSDDLEPEWLDDVQKNGELFYLELSEGEEEALLAQVSANHSAATNHVRFSEKEAEIITDNGKKQAASSNKSKAKLKKFTKILRRKRRPSQRKAPDGKDGGSSQRPTSILKNQAGQRPGVVVQQQRLKDVCVYLNPKRLGSTSPPSPDRGGLLEALLGVVHRPGGNAGKRGEKLIIHGLVPHSPASKCAEILIGDALVAVDDVEVTSENIERVLSCIPGPTQVRLTLETVCPVGSSPDSRPKPPPPVSQLVRLLWGEDTVELQMSIAHVPHIVMYLSLKLDSESQQEEQEILYRYPVSEASAQLKAVRGIFLTLCDMLENVTGGQIVSSSLWLKQQLVHVGYWKEGSNLLVIAVPASR, encoded by the exons ATGGCTTCTAGACATTTTAAAGAGGGGAATGAGACGGATTTTGAGTCCGACTTGCGTGAAAATAAGGAGGCTGAAGGAGGGAGCGAAACTGATTCCGATGCATCAAGTTACAGTTACTCAGACTCAGATTACTCAGA TGACCTGGAGCCTGAATGGCTGGATGATGTCCAGAAGAACGGTGAACTCTTCTACCTGGAGCTGAGTGAGGGAGAGGAAGAAGCTCTGCTGGCCCAAGTATCTGCCAATCACTCCGCTGCCACCAATCACGTCCGTTTCAGTGAAAAGGAGGcagaaattatcacagacaatggTAAAAAGCAAGCTGCCTCCAGCAATAAATCTAAAGCAAAACTCAAGAAGTTCACCAAGATCCTGAGACGAAAGCGGCGGCCATCACAAAGAAAAGCCCCAGATGGAAAAGATGGAGGATCTTCTCAGCGTCCCACCTCCATCCTGAAGAATCAAGCGGGTCAGCGGCCTGGAGTCGTGGTCCAGCAGCAGCGTCTGAAGGACGTGTGCGTGTATCTGAACCCCAAGCGGCTCGGCAGCACCTCACCTCCATCTCCTGACAGAGGCGGCCTGTTGGAGGCCTTGCTGGGTGTCGTGCACCGGCCAGGAGGAAATGCAGGGAAAAGAGGGGAAAAACTCATCATCCATGGTCTGGTCCCACACAGTCCTGCAAGCAAGTGTGCAGAGATTCTTATTG GTGACGCCCTGGTTGCTGTGGACGATGTGGAAGTCACCTCAGAAAACATTGAGAGAGTTTTGTCCTGTATACCGGGCCCCACACAG GTGAGGTTAACTCTGGAGACTGTCTGTCCCGTTGGGAGCAGCCCGGACTCGAGGCCGAAACCGCCTCCTCCGGTCAGTCAGCTGGTCCGACTGCTGTGGGGGGAGGATACAGTCGAGCTCCAGATGTCTATCGCACACGTACCACACATTGTGATGTACCTCTCACTCAAACTGGACTCTGAGTCGCAGCAGGAGGAG CAGGAGATTTTGTACCGGTATCCGGTGTCTGAGGCTTCAGCCCAGCTGAAGGCGGTAAGAGGGATTTTCCTGACACTCTGTGACATGCTGGAGAACGTCACAGGTGGACAGATAGTCAG TTCCTCTCTGTGGCTCAAGCAGCAGTTGGTTCATGTGGGCTACTGGAAGGAAGGATCAAATCTTCTGGTCATCGCTGTACCTGCCAGCAGGTAA